One window of Camelina sativa cultivar DH55 chromosome 4, Cs, whole genome shotgun sequence genomic DNA carries:
- the LOC104783368 gene encoding nuclear transcription factor Y subunit B-5-like → MAGDNPWFQNPIPRYQNYNFGSSSSHDRHGLEVEDQQQEENMMMIKEQDRLLPIANVGRIMKNILPPNAKISKEAKETMQECVSEFISFVTGEASDKCHKEKRKTVNGDDICWAMANLGFDDYAGQLKKYLHRYRVIEGEKANHHSKGGPNKSSPDN, encoded by the coding sequence ATGGCGGGTGATAATCCTTGGTTCCAAAATCCAATCCCTCGATATCAGAACTATAACTTTGGGAGCAGCTCATCTCATGATCGTCATGGCTTAGAGGTGGAGGATCAACAGcaagaagaaaacatgatgatgataaaagaaCAAGACAGGCTACTTCCGATAGCAAACGTTGGAAGGATCATGAAGAACATTCTCCCACCAAACGCAAAGATCTCTAAAGAAGCCAAAGAGACTATGCAAGAATGTGTCTCCGAGTTCATAAGCTTCGTCACCGGGGAAGCATCCGATAAATGCcacaaggagaagagaaagaccGTCAATGGAGACGATATCTGTTGGGCCATGGCAAATCTAGGGTTTGATGATTACGCCGGGCAGCTTAAGAAGTACTTACATCGTTACCGAGTTATTGAAGGTGAGAAAGCTAATCATCACAGCAAAGGAGGTCCTAATAAATCCTCGCCAGATAATTAA